In the genome of Loxodonta africana isolate mLoxAfr1 chromosome 16, mLoxAfr1.hap2, whole genome shotgun sequence, one region contains:
- the OAT gene encoding ornithine aminotransferase, mitochondrial yields the protein MLSKLARLQTVALLHRGVHSSVACAVSVATKKTVQGPPSSDYIFERESKYGAHNYHPLPVALEKGKGIYVWDVEGRKYFDFLSAYSAVNQGHCHPKIVDALKSQADKLTLTSRAFYNNVLGEYEEYITKLFNYHKVLPMNTGVEAGETACKLARKWGYAVKGIQKYKAKIVFAAGNFWGRTLSAISSSTDPTSYDGFGPFMPGFEIIPYNDLPALERALQDPSVAAFMVEPIQGEAGVVVPEPGYLAGVRELCTRHQVLFIADEIQTGLARTGRWLAVDHEDVRPDIILLGKALSGGLYPVSAVLCDDEVMLTIKPGEHGSTYGGNPLGCRVAITALEVLEEENLAENADKMGALLRRELMKLPSDVVTAVRGKGLLNAIVIRETKDYDAWKVCLRLRDNGLLAKPTHGDIIRLAPPLVIKEDEIHESIEIIHKTILSF from the exons ATGCTTTCCAAACTCGCACGTTTGCAGACTGTCGCTCTGCTTCACCGGGGAGTTCATTCTTCAGTGGCTTGTGCTGTATCTGTTGCGACTAAAAAAACGGTCCAAGGCCCTCCATCCTCCGACTATATTTTTGAACGGGAATCTAAGTATGGCGCACACAACTACCACCCCTTGCCTGTGGCCCTGGAGAAGGGAAAAG GTATTTATGTATGGGATGTAGAAGGCAGAAAATATTTTGACTTCCTGAGTGCTTACAGTGCTGTCAACCAAGGACATTGTCACCCAAAGATTGTGGATGCTCTGAAGAGTCAGGCAGACAAACTGACCTTAACCTCTAGGGCTTTCTACAATAATGTACTTGGTGAATATGAAGAGTACATTACCAAGCTTTTCAACTACCACAAAGTTCTCCCTATGAATACAG GAGTGGAGGCTGGAGAGACGGCCTGCAAACTTGCTCGTAAATGGGGTTATGCGGTCAAGGGTATTCAGAAATACAAAGCAAAGATTGTTTTTGCAG CTGGAAATTTTTGGGGTAGAACATTGTCTGCTATCTCCAGCTCCACAGACCCAACCAGTTACGATGGCTTTGGACCATTTATGCCAGGTTTTGAAATCATTCCGTATAACGATCTTCCTGCTCTTGAG CGTGCTCTTCAGGACCCCAGCGTGGCTGCGTTTATGGTAGAACCCATTCAGGGTGAAGCAGGCGTCGTCGTCCCAGAGCCAGGCTATCTCGCGGGTGTGCGAGAACTCTGCACCCGGCACCAG GTTCTGTTTATTGCCGATGAAATCCAGACGGGATTGGCCAGGACCGGCCGATGGCTGGCTGTGGATCATGAAGATGTGAGACCTGACATAATCCTCCTTGGCAAGGCCCTTTCTGGGGGCTTATACCCT GTCTCCGCAGTGCTCTGTGATGACGAGGTGATGCTCACCATCAAGCCCGGGGAGCATGGCTCAACGTACGGCGGGAACCCCCTTGGCTGCCGAGTGGCCATCACAGCCCTTGAG GTCTTAGAGGAAGAAAACCTAGCTGAAAACGCAGACAAAATGGGTGCTCTCTTGAGACGTGAGCTTATGAAGCTACCTTCTGACGTCGTAACTGCCGTCCGAGGAAAAGGATTATTGAACGCTATCGTCATTAGAGAAACCAAAG ATTATGATGCCTGGAAGGTGTGTCTCCGACTTCGAGACAATGGACTTCTGGCCAAGCCGACCCACGGCGATATCATCAGGCTTGCACCTCCGCTTGTGATCAAGGAGGACGAGATCCACGAGTCCATCGAGATCATTCACAAGACCATCTTGTCTTTCTGA